A region of the Apium graveolens cultivar Ventura chromosome 6, ASM990537v1, whole genome shotgun sequence genome:
CGAAATACATAATTGTAAATCTTCGGAAGGGAGCCAATTAGTACCCATTTCTGTAAAATATGTATTATAGAAAATAGAAAATCTGGGAAGAATTTGAGTGTGTAAAAATTTATGTTACAATTGAATCACAAAATTGTAATTTATAGGCAAAAATATATGACCGTTAAAAGTTAAAATTATAGCTGTTAGGAATAAAATTATAGCCGTTACAATTTTATAGCCGTTATATATATGTGTACTGGAGTTGAGTAAAGTAAGAAAAGTGATAGAAAAGGAGTTTATTTGTGTAGGCCCCACTATTTGATGGCCATTAATCACTCCTTTTAATTAACGGAGAGGCGGCTGAATGAATGCTCCATCAATAATTGATGGAGTACAAACACATGCGGTGCATTCTGTTTTTGGAGGACAAAATTGAAAATGGTGATGAATTGCTTTTTTGATGTTGGCGGTGCATATGCTCTAATGGTTATATGATTCTCTGATGTAAGAATCGGAGGATGAAGGTGATACCCACTCAAAGCTACATGGTAACTGAGTTCTTCAGAATGAAACAAAACTCATGAATGTGACATTTCGTGCACATGGACGAACCTTGGCTTTCGTTGTTTGATGCGGAAATGTTGTGTAATggtataatttttattaataagcGATGACATTAAATTGCTTAATTAATAGCACCAAATAATTCAACAAGTAGCTAGTAGTGAAGCATTGCTTCAGTGCTTTGAAACTTTTCGGGATAGGGATCGAGTAATTTTATTTGGTATAAATAATTAGAATATTAATATAAGATCCTGTATGCCGTTGAGTGTACATGTTCACAATTTCTTGATTTTCCTTGGCTTTTTCTTCTTGTTGCTTCCTCATTTTCTTCGTTGCTTcgtgcccgtttgggaaatcttaaaataagtaacttattaCTTAAATCGAATAAGTGACTGATAAGTGATAAGTTAATAAAtgtttataagttatataagtgtttagataatttaacttctaagtcagattttttttatttaaatgaactaaaataaataatttttaaatataattatcttaatttatataatttaagtttgattaacattttaaaagtatatttttaaactaaaattgataaaaaaatgaaaaataaatataagttgagaaaaagtacgtcgttactaacattcaacttatcagcttataagttgtaaattcaacttataagttgggtcgataAACACTCTTCAATAAGCTGTTACGGACTTATAAGCCAATAAGTTGGCTTATCGGAATTGCCAAACAGGCCCTTCATTCACCTTCGACACCATTTTCTTCTGATTGGATGAAGTTGGAGGTTATATGTAGTTAGTAGTTACTACCTCCGTCCCAATTTGTGTCATATTTGACTTTTTACGGTCAAATTGATCCAACTTTGAccgtaaattaaatattaatttttaattattttaaaaaactgtaaaatatatattaaaataaattacatGTAATTtctaataatataatttttataattttttcagaTAAATTAGGACGGAGAGAATTAAACTAGACGGAAGAAAGATACTATAGTGTGTGTATTTTGTGCACGGTAGTAGACAACACATGAGCATTCTGTGTACATGTTTCCGCTATCATGTTTGGCAAAAGAAGTGTCTCGTTCATTCGGGTACCGAGGAAGAATATGATTCCTTCCGTTCCCTTAATTCTTTATATTGGGGGACGGGGACTCGACATACCTCTTATTAAATGTAGTTGCAtaaatttttttagaattttcttttaaataaaaatatcatGTTCAAACTTTATACAAAagaaagaaaattttaaaaataaattacggaaATATACTTTATAAttatcttaaaatgcgtgtcaaatATGTGGAAAAAACTATAAAAAAATGAATGGAACAAAATTAGTACGATTTAGAACTGTTTGTACCTTTTATGGGAGATCTATCTAAATCTAATCATCATGCATATAGAGGACACACCGTGCCTTTAATAAACCCAATTTTGAGCAGGGTTATAGATTTCGGAAATCGGAGCTATTCGGTTGAGgtaccgatttacgatttattggacgatttttaaaaaatcggatgattaatcggcgatttatcggaaatcggttgaatcggacaaatatttttgaccgatttttcAGCGATTTATcgacgatttttaaaaaatcggccgatttttatAACAGAGAATTTGAGTCAACGAGTTGATCTAGTGTATCAGCTTTAGACAACTTTTAATGAAGAGAAAAAGGATGGGGTAAACGTAATATTAAATGAAAATCTAGTCACTGTTCGTGCTAATTAATTTCTCACTTGCATTGCTGTTAAAGTCAACTCCTTAGCTGTtccaattttttatatttttagtttGATTATTTTAACAGGTAGATATTTCAACGACAGATTAGCTAGCTGGCCTGTCTgggtaattttttttttttacaaagtGTCTgggtaaaatttaaaataaaaagtcAGAAGTAATTTGAATTATAGGTGAAAAGAAGATTTCAGGTTATTTATTTGTTTGGATAATTTAGAAATATTTAACATGTAATTAATATGCTCTTTTTTGAAAAAATAactgttttaaaataattatccATTTACACTTTTCATGTTACtattcaaattataaaatttaatttatatttttaagaTAAATTATACATCACATATATAGTCAATACAataaatataaatacaaataTAATTTTACTTACAATGTTATTCTTAATATACTTAATTTTTTAAAAAGTGAACAATTATATTGAAATTTGGAACCGAGAGTGTATTACGTACTACTACATATACTCCATCCCTTCCTCCGAAACTGAGTTTaagtaaaataataaaattgtagATTAAAGTTAAAAAACTGAGTAAATAGtgagaccgattaatattatatgtataaagttagtttaaatataaataattgaagtGAACAAGTGTAAATAAATAAGAGGGACAGATAAAGACAGGGAGTACGCACCTTTTGAGCTGTATTAAACAGAAACGCGCACATGGGCTCCATGTTCACCAGAGTATATAGacataataaaattttgattCACTTAACTTGTTAGGTAGAGTCGGAAGATTTGCACAAGTGTTTTACTAAATTGAAGTCTAGTGGATCAGCCTGATCTAGAATAGCAAGTGTTTTTTGTCAAGAAAAAATCTATTTAaacattttttttgttttgcttCTTGCTTCTCAATTTGATCATCCATCAATCTCGCATGGATTCTGAACTATACGAAGCTGTCACTCGCGATAACATTGATGCATTAAGGGAGATGGAGAAGAGCCTCAAAGTAGCTGATCAACTGACGCCTACAAATAGCACGGTGCTTCACATTGCTTGCCAATACGGGAGTTTAGATTGCGCCAAAGAGATTCTGAATgtccatcaatctcttcttctgAAGATTAACTCGAGAGGCGAGACTGCGCTTCACCTAGCAGCAAGCCAAGGAGACAATGATGTGGTTGTAGCACTCATTGACGCAGCTAAGATGCAACAAGCTGATGATAATCTTCGAAACACATCGTTAACTATAGTGCAAATTCTTATAAGGACAGTTAATGGGGAACTTGAAACTGCCTTGCACGCGGCTGTAAGATACAAACGCCAGGAAGTTGTTGAACTATTACTAAAAGAAGATCCAAGCCATTCACATCCGAGAAACAAATATCAAGAAACTCCACTCTACTTGGCCTCTTTTAAGTGTGAGTATCAGATAGTTGAAACGATTCTTCAGAATTGCGCAGCGCCAAGCTTTGGGGGTCCTAATGGAAGAACCGCTCTGCATGCTGCAGCTATGAGACGTTCTGGATATGGTGCGTATCTCTGTGTTTCTTGCAACTTGTTTGCTAATGCATACTTGTCTCTTTGCTAGTGCTAAGTTGTGCTAATTGACTTCCTCCCGTGCATGTAAACATTTTAGTAGAATCTTAATTAACCAAAAATATATAGAGAAAACCGAGCCTGATGATGTTCTCGGACAAATTACCTGAGTTTTAGACATTTCATCAAGTAAAATTTTAAGGTTAAATCTGTAAATATAAACACGACTTCCCTGTATTTACAAAAATACTCCTATGTTACAGTTATTTTCTTTTAACCTCAAATATGTCTGCCGAGTTCATACTCAGGGCGAGCAATcccaaatatatatttatttaaagaGAAAAATGGGTTTGAGGATGATCTAGATAACTCCATAGATTATAAACTTCTCCCATAATAATTTAATGACATCTTTGTAAATACTAGTAAATGATTTCGTGTACCCATATGTGAAACCCATATCCGATTCGAATCATGTCGTGTACTTTCCGTGTACTTTTCgtgtatattaaataaaaaaataatctaatatatatacatattatatataaaaaaattttattttaatgtATAATTGAATGAAATATGAAgagtgtatatataaatatatatatatatatttacatagtattctataaaaacttataaatatttatattatatttatattatatacataaatatatgtatgtgttatatatattaatttataaatatatttatctcgTGTAATTTCGTGTACCTAAATTGAAACCTATATCCGACAATAAATCTATCGTGTAATTTCGTGTTATGTTCATTCGTGTTTCGTGTACCAAAAATTAAAACCCATATTCGTATTTTTCGTGTCGTTTCGTGTCGTGCTCACGTGTCGTGTACCAAATTGCCCGCTCTACCCTGAGGTCATCCTCTGATACATGATTCTcttatttaaaaaaatgattttatattTTTTGCTAAGATTGTCACTTGCATCagaaataatttttatataatatgtatatatgttATGATCATTTTATTAACTCACAGTAATTTATGATGATATATCAGAATGCATGAAACTTTTATTGGAAAATTTGAAAGATCTAATAAAGATAGCAGACGATTATGGGTGGACGGCATTTCATTATGCAGCATACAATGGTGTTTATGGAATAGTTGAAGTTCTTGTAAGTGTAGACAAGTCTGTGGGCTATCTGGTAGAAAAAGAATACAAGAGAACACCTCTTCATATAGCAGCTGCATATAGAAACTATCCTCGTATGCTGATGGAACTTGCCAAATGCTATCCAGATTGTTGGGAGGTTGTAGATGGAAATGGCCAAAATATATTGCACTTAGCAGTAGAGCAATACATTGCAAATCCAGGAGCAGTATTGATGGTCAATCATATATTGTCGCGAGGTTTTGAAGCCAGCAATAATCTTCTGAATCAAAGAAACAATGATGGAATTACACCTCTCCACATGATCGCAGAGTCGGGATTTTATGCTCATGAGCTTATGGAACCGGCCGTGTATGATTGGGTAGTAGACTGGGATGTAGTAGACAACAAGCATGTCACTCCTCAAGACGTACTTCATGACAGACATATCATGACTAGTCCACCTAAGGTAAAAGTTCATCATCTTGCTTAATAGTCTGCttgatactccctccgtcccattaGATAGTATACGTAGGGGGATAGTATACGTAGGGGGTTTGGCACGGAGGTTAAGAAAAAGTGTAATTTAGTGAAAAAAAGTAAGAACGGAAGAAATTAGTGGTTTTAAGTGAATATAGTTAATTTTTGTGTTataaaactttactatttttgaaatgtatagaattgaGTGAGACGGCCCAAAAAGGAAATGTATAGAAATGAATGAGATAGAGAGAGTAACATTTAACATTTAACAATATCCATATATGTTTGCCTCGTCCATTGCAGTTGATTCAAAGAAGCCACAGAGGACTTGTCCTTGGAAAAAATTCGAGGTTATTGAATATAATTCGAAGAAAACATATTGACAGGATGAGAGTGTATGCTTCTAAAGAAGTGGAGTACCTAAACGGCAAAAAAGATGATGAAATAATAGAAGGGTATAGAAGAGCGATCAACACACATATGATAGTGGCTGCACTCATAACCACGGTAGCCTTAACAGCAGGATTCGCCATGCCAGGTGGCTTCGACGGAAACGAAGGACCAACTCAGGGATCTCCAATTCTTATAAAAAAGACAGCTTTCAA
Encoded here:
- the LOC141668198 gene encoding protein ACCELERATED CELL DEATH 6-like, with the protein product MDSELYEAVTRDNIDALREMEKSLKVADQLTPTNSTVLHIACQYGSLDCAKEILNVHQSLLLKINSRGETALHLAASQGDNDVVVALIDAAKMQQADDNLRNTSLTIVQILIRTVNGELETALHAAVRYKRQEVVELLLKEDPSHSHPRNKYQETPLYLASFKCEYQIVETILQNCAAPSFGGPNGRTALHAAAMRRSGYECMKLLLENLKDLIKIADDYGWTAFHYAAYNGVYGIVEVLVSVDKSVGYLVEKEYKRTPLHIAAAYRNYPRMLMELAKCYPDCWEVVDGNGQNILHLAVEQYIANPGAVLMVNHILSRGFEASNNLLNQRNNDGITPLHMIAESGFYAHELMEPAVYDWVVDWDVVDNKHVTPQDVLHDRHIMTSPPKLIQRSHRGLVLGKNSRLLNIIRRKHIDRMRVYASKEVEYLNGKKDDEIIEGYRRAINTHMIVAALITTVALTAGFAMPGGFDGNEGPTQGSPILIKKTAFKIFIATDTIALLFSLSSLFLYFIATWYEDASRVEVFIVVSALLSIFSITSMMVAFITGTYAVLAPPSPATGISVCVISSFFFLLVLYMCTKIYTRVLMFFKYAA